The stretch of DNA TTGTAACCGCAATCGTCTGTGCTGGACTATTTGTTTTATTAAGTACAATGGTTTTGGTTACGCCTTGGGCATATTCTACCGAGCCAGTATCTAAGGACACCACGATTGTTTTAATTGGTCAGCACTTCTTCAGTGACTTTTTGTTGCCTTTTGAGCTAGCATCAGTTCTGCTACTGATGGCAATGGTTGGAGCAATTATCTTGGCACGGCGCGAATTTTTACCCGACCAAGTGATGTCACCCGACAAACCGCAGCAACCAGTATTAACATTACCCGAACGCCCCCGCGAGTTAGTGGGAATTTCCAGCGATAAAACGAGTAATTTAGATGACGCTCGTCGCAGTCAGTAGAGTGACTTAACTGCGTGAAATTTTTAGCCTGCGATCGCAGGCTTTTGTGTATGATTTGGAGGATAAATCGAAAAATATGCAACTTCAGTATTTTCTCTTGCTAGCTGCGGCTGTGTTTTGCATTGGAATTTATGGCTTAATTACGAGCCGTAACGCTGTCCGCGTGTTGATGTCGATCGAATTGCTACTCAACGCAGTAAATCTCAATTTGATGGCATTTTCTAACTTTTTAGACCCATTAGCGATCAAAGGTCAAGTATTTACAGTATTCGTAATTACGGTCGCCGCCGCCGAAGCTGCTGTAGGATTAGCTATCATTCTTGCAATCTATCGCA from Chroococcidiopsis sp. TS-821 encodes:
- a CDS encoding NADH-quinone oxidoreductase subunit J, yielding MNLAEGVQIVSFGILAVMMIGSALGVVLFSNIVYSAFLLAGVFVSISGMYLLLNADFVATAQVLIYVGAVNVLILFAIMLVNKREDFKPLPNAWVRPVVTAIVCAGLFVLLSTMVLVTPWAYSTEPVSKDTTIVLIGQHFFSDFLLPFELASVLLLMAMVGAIILARREFLPDQVMSPDKPQQPVLTLPERPRELVGISSDKTSNLDDARRSQ
- the nuoK gene encoding NADH-quinone oxidoreductase subunit NuoK, whose amino-acid sequence is MQLQYFLLLAAAVFCIGIYGLITSRNAVRVLMSIELLLNAVNLNLMAFSNFLDPLAIKGQVFTVFVITVAAAEAAVGLAIILAIYRNRDTVDMEQFNLLKW